The proteins below are encoded in one region of Clostridium pasteurianum DSM 525 = ATCC 6013:
- a CDS encoding cold-shock protein, whose amino-acid sequence MTGTVKWFNGQKGFGFITGENGNDAFAHFSQIQSDGYKSLEEGQKVSYNEVKGQRGLQAEEITIL is encoded by the coding sequence ATGACAGGTACAGTTAAATGGTTTAATGGACAAAAAGGATTTGGATTTATAACAGGAGAAAATGGAAATGATGCATTTGCACATTTTTCACAAATACAATCAGATGGTTATAAATCACTTGAAGAAGGACAAAAAGTTTCTTACAACGAAGTAAAAGGTCAAAGAGGATTACAAGCAGAAGAAATAACTATTCTTTAA